The following coding sequences are from one Rhipicephalus microplus isolate Deutch F79 chromosome 3, USDA_Rmic, whole genome shotgun sequence window:
- the LOC119184758 gene encoding protein Mo25-like isoform X2: MPLFGKSQKSPYELVKVLREAVLALERGDKKAEKAQEDVSKHLVMMKNMLYGTCDTEPQTDIVVAQLAQELYNTNLLLLLVQNLSKIDFEGKKDVAQIFNNILRRQIGTRSPTVDYICTKPDILFTLIQGYEKQDIALNCGTMLRECARYEALAKIILYSDEFYNFFKYVEVSTFDIASDAFSTFKELLTRHKMVCAEFLEQNYDKVFSHYQNLLNSENYVTRRQSLKLLGELLLDRHNFSIMTRYISNPENLKLMMNMLKEKSRNIQFEAFHVFKVFVANPNKPKPILDILLRNKDKLVDFLSKFHTDRSDDEQFNDEKAYLIKQIRELKPLEGDPTTCPQGGH, from the exons GCCCAGGAAGATGTCTCCAAGCACCTTGTGATGATGAAGAACATGCTGTACGGCACGTGTGATACCGAGCCCCAGACGGACATTGTGGTGGCCCAATTGGCACAGGAGCTGTACAACACCAACCTTCTTCTCCTGCTGGTGCAGAACCTCTCTAAGATCGACTTCGAG GGCAAGAAAGACGTCGCTCAGATCTTCAACAACATCCTGCGACGGCAAATAGGCACACGTTCACCTACGGTAGACTACATCTGTACCAAGCCTGACATCCTGTTTACACTAATTCAAGG ATACGAGAAGCAGGACATCGCCCTCAACTGCGGCACCATGCTGAGGGAGTGTGCGCGATACGAGGCCCTAGCGAAAATCATTCTTTACTCGGATGAATTTTACAACTTCTTCAAGTACGTCGAGGTGTCTACATTCGACATTGCCTCGGATGCATTCTCCACCTTCAAG GAACTGCTGACGCGCCACAAGATGGTCTGTGCGGAATTCCTGGAGCAGAACTATGACAAGGTGTTCTCTCACTACCAGAACCTCCTCAACTCTGAGAATTATGTCACAAGGCGACAATCCCTCAAG CTTCTAGGCGAGCTCCTTCTGGATAGGCACAACTTCAGCATTATGACACGCTACATCAGCAATCCAGAAAACCTTAAGCTGATGATGAACATGCTCAAGGAAAAGAGCCGCAACATTCAGTTTGAAGCTTTCCACGTGTTCAAG GTGTTTGTGGCCAACCCAAACAAGCCAAAGCCCATTCTGGACATCCTGCTGCGCAATAAGGACAAGCTGGTGGACTTCTTGAGCAAGTTCCACACGGACAGGTCGGACGACGAGCAGTTCAATGACGAGAAGGCCTACCTCATCAAGCAGATTCGAGAGCTGAAGCCCCTCGAAGGCGACCCCACCACGTGTCCCCAGGGGGGCCACTGA